The following are from one region of the Candidatus Dadabacteria bacterium genome:
- a CDS encoding alkaline phosphatase family protein translates to MDKRKCIFFLADGTRLDVFAELFKRGDLENIQKYVVEPGKFLRGITVFPSTTGPAYTPYLLGKFPGRCNLPGIRWFDRRYYDKTPFSLRRFRSYAGPQASLINRDIECSSPTLFGLVPGSVSILNEITRDISPSGNNKTKYLKYYLVVKSHFTDRSDDVEEGAGRILLDSLKDSPRFVFCVFTAADAYSHRYHPFHRKVMESYRRLDRYVGMVAERIAEQGELDDTLFVVGSDHGLTSTHSHFDSLGFLRRRGLKPLYYTNVFRHFLDADSSVMVSGNSMAHYYFKNSDGWKRHTFCEEITDIVDELSNRPEVDIVCARTGGAGGEVKIINPRGEALVNIDDEGLICYRSVSGDPLGYGFSSKKMDASESLRLTIDSDYPDAPLQILQLFESPRTGDVVVSSKPGYDLRATHENPEHHGSHGSLHRDHMAVPILISRPAQYDYVRTADIFSSIVRYMGLDIPEGVDGRDILE, encoded by the coding sequence ATGGATAAAAGGAAATGCATTTTTTTTCTTGCCGATGGTACGAGGCTGGATGTCTTTGCTGAACTTTTCAAAAGAGGCGATCTTGAGAATATACAGAAGTATGTCGTAGAGCCGGGGAAATTTCTCAGGGGAATCACGGTTTTTCCCTCGACAACGGGGCCGGCTTATACTCCGTACCTTCTTGGCAAGTTCCCGGGGAGGTGCAACCTCCCCGGCATAAGGTGGTTTGACAGAAGGTATTACGATAAGACCCCGTTTTCCCTGCGAAGATTCAGAAGCTATGCGGGTCCCCAGGCGTCTCTTATCAATCGGGACATAGAGTGCAGCTCCCCGACGCTTTTCGGCCTGGTTCCAGGGAGCGTAAGCATCCTAAACGAGATAACCAGGGATATAAGTCCCTCGGGGAACAACAAGACCAAGTATCTTAAGTATTACCTAGTTGTAAAAAGCCACTTCACGGACAGAAGCGACGACGTTGAAGAGGGAGCGGGAAGAATTCTACTTGACTCTCTTAAGGATTCTCCGCGCTTTGTTTTCTGTGTTTTCACCGCGGCAGATGCCTACTCCCACCGCTACCATCCGTTTCACCGCAAGGTTATGGAATCCTACAGAAGGCTTGACCGGTACGTTGGGATGGTTGCGGAGAGGATCGCCGAGCAAGGTGAACTTGACGATACGCTTTTTGTCGTGGGAAGCGACCACGGTCTTACATCTACGCATTCTCATTTCGATTCTCTGGGTTTTCTTCGCAGACGGGGTTTAAAGCCGCTTTATTACACCAACGTGTTTAGGCATTTCCTAGACGCTGATTCATCCGTCATGGTTTCGGGAAACTCCATGGCCCATTACTATTTTAAAAATTCCGATGGGTGGAAAAGACATACCTTCTGTGAAGAGATAACGGATATAGTGGATGAGCTTTCCAACCGACCGGAAGTGGACATTGTCTGCGCCAGAACTGGCGGGGCTGGAGGAGAGGTGAAAATAATAAATCCCAGGGGAGAGGCTTTGGTGAACATCGATGATGAAGGGCTTATCTGCTACCGAAGTGTTTCGGGCGACCCTCTCGGCTACGGTTTTTCCTCGAAGAAGATGGACGCATCGGAGTCGCTTCGACTCACGATCGATTCTGATTACCCCGATGCTCCCCTCCAGATTCTACAGCTCTTCGAATCGCCTCGCACCGGCGACGTGGTGGTGAGCTCGAAACCGGGCTACGACCTTCGGGCTACCCACGAGAACCCTGAGCATCATGGTTCCCACGGCTCTTTGCACAGAGACCACATGGCGGTTCCCATTCTTATAAGCCGACCAGCACAGTACGACTATGTGCGGACCGCGGATATATTCTCTAGTATTGTCCGTTATATGGGACTGGATATTCCCGAGGGCGTTGACGGAAGGGATATCCTTGAGTGA
- a CDS encoding CarD family transcriptional regulator — protein sequence MSKKFKAGQNAVYPVHGVVEVQGVEEKEILGSRKAFYVLNVLESNVKLMVPTDNINSVGLRPVVARKEVKKILDILKEENGEIPKLGVQSWNKRYKEYADKVKSGDIYEIARVLRDIHHLKKVKNLSFGEKRIMENALSHVVKELSIALRKKEGEVSSQIEEIFS from the coding sequence ATGAGCAAGAAATTTAAAGCAGGACAGAACGCCGTGTATCCAGTGCATGGGGTGGTTGAGGTTCAGGGAGTCGAAGAAAAAGAGATACTCGGTTCGAGAAAAGCCTTTTACGTGCTCAACGTTCTTGAGAGCAACGTGAAGCTTATGGTTCCCACGGACAACATCAACTCCGTGGGGTTAAGACCCGTAGTGGCTAGAAAGGAAGTAAAGAAAATCCTTGACATACTGAAGGAAGAAAACGGCGAGATACCCAAGCTGGGCGTACAGAGCTGGAACAAAAGGTACAAGGAATACGCAGACAAGGTTAAAAGCGGCGACATATACGAAATAGCGCGGGTGTTAAGAGACATACACCACCTCAAGAAGGTAAAAAACCTCTCTTTCGGTGAGAAAAGAATAATGGAAAACGCTCTCTCCCACGTCGTTAAGGAACTTTCCATAGCGCTTCGGAAAAAAGAGGGAGAAGTAAGCAGCCAGATAGAGGAGATCTTCTCCTAA
- the lhgO gene encoding L-2-hydroxyglutarate oxidase has product MEKSCDFLVIGGGIVGLAITNELLLRGCKNILILEKEKNLGVHSSGRNSGVLHAGIYYTPDSLKARYCIEGNRLMRDFCRENGVMISECGKVIVADSEEKLEGLEALQQRAQRNGVESYLIDEKELAEIEPHAATFEKAIYSPATSVFDPLGVLEALYSKVTGTGEARVLFDTAFTGKKEEQVATTSGGNISYGKLINAAGLHADVVARHFGVGLMYRSIPFMGSYRELTKKSSYLVRGNIYPVPDPRMPFLGVHFTRSTSGRVFIGPTAVPVLGRESYGFLEDLGLESFRFLYRNASMFISDNGFRANAFSEAKKYLGRHFYSEARKLVPRLSPRDLISSAKIGIRSQLVDWKEKKLVMDYVVCTEGNSFHVLNAISPAFTSSMSFAKYVADILLEEEAR; this is encoded by the coding sequence ATGGAAAAAAGCTGCGATTTTCTTGTCATTGGGGGAGGAATTGTGGGTCTCGCCATTACAAACGAACTTCTTCTGCGCGGCTGCAAGAACATCCTTATTTTGGAAAAGGAAAAGAATCTCGGAGTGCACTCAAGCGGTCGGAACAGCGGTGTTCTGCATGCCGGGATCTATTATACGCCCGATTCTCTGAAGGCAAGGTACTGCATTGAGGGAAACCGGCTGATGAGGGATTTCTGCCGGGAAAACGGAGTTATGATATCTGAATGCGGAAAGGTCATTGTGGCGGATTCAGAGGAGAAGCTTGAGGGGCTCGAGGCGCTTCAGCAGAGGGCGCAGAGAAACGGCGTGGAGTCGTACCTTATTGATGAGAAAGAGCTTGCGGAGATAGAACCGCACGCCGCCACGTTTGAGAAAGCAATATATTCTCCGGCAACGTCCGTGTTTGATCCTCTGGGGGTTCTCGAGGCTCTTTACTCTAAGGTTACGGGAACTGGAGAGGCACGCGTACTTTTTGATACGGCTTTTACCGGGAAAAAGGAGGAGCAAGTCGCCACTACAAGCGGGGGGAATATCAGTTACGGAAAACTCATAAACGCGGCCGGGCTCCACGCAGACGTAGTGGCGCGCCACTTCGGAGTGGGTCTTATGTACAGATCCATTCCTTTTATGGGTTCCTACAGGGAACTTACGAAGAAAAGCTCATACCTCGTCCGCGGCAATATCTACCCGGTTCCCGACCCGAGAATGCCCTTTCTGGGGGTACACTTTACGAGGAGCACTTCGGGGCGGGTCTTTATCGGTCCTACAGCCGTGCCGGTTCTGGGAAGGGAAAGCTACGGATTTCTCGAGGATCTGGGACTTGAGTCGTTCCGCTTTCTCTACAGGAACGCATCGATGTTCATAAGCGACAACGGCTTCAGGGCAAATGCGTTCTCCGAAGCGAAAAAATATCTGGGGCGCCACTTTTACTCTGAAGCCAGAAAGCTGGTTCCCAGGCTTTCTCCCCGAGACCTTATTTCCTCTGCGAAAATCGGCATCCGCTCACAGCTTGTGGACTGGAAGGAGAAAAAGCTGGTTATGGACTATGTTGTCTGCACGGAAGGGAACAGTTTTCATGTGCTAAACGCGATATCTCCCGCTTTTACCTCTTCAATGTCGTTTGCCAAGTATGTCGCAGACATTCTCCTTGAGGAAGAAGCTCGCTAG